A single genomic interval of Lathyrus oleraceus cultivar Zhongwan6 chromosome 7, CAAS_Psat_ZW6_1.0, whole genome shotgun sequence harbors:
- the LOC127106554 gene encoding uncharacterized protein LOC127106554: protein MASDGSQEFKLVSPTITNEARLPRHYTDEGQGAKKNISPPLEWYNLPEGTKTLAIVVEDIDAPEPNEPLVPWTHWVVVNIPPTVKGLPEGFSGKEEEMGGEYSKMKEGNNDWKQPGWRGPRLPNHGHRLQFKLYALDDELHLGNKVTKEKTLDAIEGHVLGESTLMAIY from the exons ATGGCTAGTGATGGAAGTCAAGAATTCAAGTTGGTATCACCAACAATAACAAACGAAGCCAGACTACCAAGACACTACACAGACGAAGGACAAGGAGCAAAGAAAAACATATCACCACCATTGGAATGGTACAACCTACCAGAGGGAACAAAAACTCTTGCTATCGTGGTTGAAGATATCGATGCACCCGAGCCAAACGAGCCTCTCGTGCCATGGACTCATTGGGTCGTGGTGAATATCCCTCCGACCGTGAAAGGATTGCCGGAGGGATTCTCTGGCAAAGAGGAGGAGATGGGTGGAGAGTATTCTAAGATGAAAGAAGGGAACAATGATTGGAAACAACCTGGTTGGCGTGGTCCTAGGTTGCCAAATCATGGTCATAGGTTGCAGTTTAAACTCTATGCTTTGGATGATGAGCTTCATCTTGGTAACAAG GTGACTAAGGAGAAAACTTTGGATGCTATAGAGGGGCATGTGCTTGGAGAATCAACCTTGATGGCTATTTACTAA